In a genomic window of Variovorax paradoxus:
- a CDS encoding cysteine dioxygenase, translating to MSAAVPASIAPLREFVVDFGRLLDGRPDERAILAEGGALLRRLVARDDWLPEAFAQPDPARYQQFLLHADSTERFSVVSFVWGPGQATPVHDHTVWGLIGMLRGAEYSQPHAFGDDGQARPVGEAVRLDEGDVEAVSPTVGDLHRVHNAHADRVSISIHVYGANIGAVRRHTYPAEGGRKPFVSGYTNTLLPNLWDRSAELRAVPPATTP from the coding sequence GTGAGCGCGGCCGTTCCCGCATCGATCGCGCCGCTGCGCGAGTTCGTGGTCGACTTCGGCCGCCTGCTCGACGGCCGGCCCGACGAGCGCGCCATCCTCGCCGAGGGCGGCGCGCTGCTGCGCCGGCTGGTGGCGCGCGACGACTGGCTGCCCGAGGCCTTCGCGCAGCCCGACCCCGCGCGCTACCAGCAGTTCCTGCTGCATGCCGACAGCACCGAGCGCTTCTCGGTCGTGAGCTTCGTCTGGGGACCGGGCCAGGCCACGCCGGTGCACGACCACACCGTGTGGGGCCTGATCGGCATGCTGCGCGGCGCCGAGTACAGCCAGCCCCATGCCTTCGGCGACGACGGCCAGGCGCGGCCCGTGGGCGAAGCGGTGCGGCTCGACGAAGGCGATGTCGAGGCCGTGTCGCCCACCGTCGGCGACCTGCACCGCGTGCACAACGCGCATGCGGACCGCGTGTCGATCAGCATCCATGTCTATGGCGCCAACATCGGCGCGGTGCGGCGGCATACTTACCCGGCCGAGGGCGGGCGCAAGCCCTTCGTCTCGGGCTACACCAACACGCTGCTGCCCAATCTCTGGGACCGGTCCGCCGAACTCCGGGCGGTCCCGCCCGCCACCACGCCATGA
- a CDS encoding ABC transporter substrate-binding protein, translating into MTDLLYSKASRRRWLQQGAALSIAATASLRGWAQPQTSLVLGDQAGGLRSLFEASKALEGAPFAYRWANFQGAAPLFEAQRSAAVDTAMAGDLPVLAAAVGRTPLKIVATRVGKADSLGIVVQPDSKLRSVADLRGQTVVVSSARGSISQYQLYGALEEAGVRRDEVTVKFVLPTDAAAAFASRQIDAWAIFDPYYTIALQQGGRILRDGRGINTALGFITASEPSLADPAKRAAIVQFLDRLGRAGEWALANPEAYAQAYGQLTRLPIESARLITARASVAARPVSEADIVALQAVADRSARDGILPVRVDVRAISDTQLWKRPA; encoded by the coding sequence ATGACCGACCTGCTGTACTCGAAGGCATCGCGCCGCCGCTGGCTCCAGCAGGGCGCGGCGCTCTCCATCGCGGCCACGGCCTCGCTGCGCGGCTGGGCGCAGCCACAGACCTCGCTCGTGCTCGGCGACCAGGCCGGGGGACTGCGCTCGCTGTTCGAGGCCTCGAAGGCGCTCGAGGGCGCGCCCTTCGCCTACCGCTGGGCCAACTTCCAGGGCGCCGCGCCGCTGTTCGAAGCGCAGCGCAGCGCGGCGGTCGACACCGCGATGGCCGGCGACCTGCCGGTGCTCGCCGCGGCCGTCGGCAGGACGCCGCTGAAGATCGTCGCCACGCGCGTCGGCAAGGCCGACTCGCTCGGCATCGTGGTGCAGCCGGATTCGAAGCTGCGCAGCGTGGCCGACTTGCGCGGCCAGACCGTGGTCGTGTCGTCGGCGCGCGGCAGCATCTCGCAGTACCAGCTCTATGGCGCCCTCGAGGAGGCCGGCGTGCGGCGCGACGAGGTCACGGTGAAGTTCGTGCTGCCGACCGATGCGGCAGCCGCCTTCGCCTCGCGCCAGATCGACGCCTGGGCCATCTTCGATCCCTACTACACGATCGCGCTGCAGCAGGGCGGACGCATCCTGCGCGACGGCCGCGGCATCAACACCGCGCTGGGCTTCATCACCGCCAGCGAGCCCTCGCTGGCCGACCCCGCCAAGCGCGCCGCCATCGTGCAGTTCCTCGACCGGCTGGGCCGCGCGGGCGAGTGGGCGCTGGCCAATCCCGAGGCCTATGCGCAGGCCTACGGCCAGCTCACGCGGCTGCCGATCGAATCGGCCCGGCTCATCACCGCGCGCGCCTCGGTGGCCGCGCGGCCCGTGAGCGAGGCCGACATCGTGGCGTTGCAGGCCGTGGCCGACCGCTCCGCGCGCGACGGCATCCTGCCGGTGCGCGTCGACGTGCGCGCGATCTCCGACACCCAGCTCTGGAAGCGCCCGGCGTGA
- a CDS encoding acyl-CoA/acyl-ACP dehydrogenase gives MSAIPLRRPAAGLNSRDSSGLPDAALLASLTARFASTAADHDRSGAFPAQNFEALHSHGLIGLVAPSAFGGGGATLDAARQVIAAVARGEPATALILTMTYLQHHGLARGDSRWPPHLRERVLRDAVEHGALINALRVEPALGSPARGGLPATVARRDGEGWRIDGHKLYTTGIEGLGWLAVWARTDEPAPRTGVFLVPRHAGGVRVIASWDHLGLRASGSHEVVFENVAIPLDHAVDLRAPADWAPDAGSQTDIDAQASQQAWMVVLLGSLYDAVARSARDWLVGFLNQRAPGSLGAPLASLPRVQETVGEIEALLRTNRVLLDAASEAVDGGRTPSAVDSGLLKHTVTGNAVRAVELALQLTGNHGLARQNPLERHYRDVLCSRIHTPQNDAILVGAGKRALLSAGALA, from the coding sequence ATGAGCGCCATCCCCCTGCGCCGGCCCGCGGCCGGCCTGAATTCCCGCGATTCCTCCGGCCTGCCCGACGCCGCGCTGCTGGCCAGCCTCACGGCGCGCTTCGCGAGCACCGCCGCCGACCACGACCGCAGCGGCGCCTTTCCCGCGCAGAACTTCGAGGCGCTGCATTCGCACGGCCTCATCGGACTGGTCGCGCCGAGCGCCTTCGGCGGCGGTGGCGCCACGCTGGATGCGGCGCGGCAGGTGATCGCCGCGGTGGCGCGCGGCGAGCCCGCCACGGCGCTGATCCTCACCATGACCTACCTGCAGCACCATGGACTGGCGCGCGGCGACAGCCGCTGGCCGCCGCATCTGCGCGAGCGCGTGCTGCGCGACGCGGTCGAGCACGGCGCGCTGATCAATGCGCTGCGCGTCGAGCCCGCGCTCGGTTCGCCCGCGCGCGGCGGCCTGCCCGCCACCGTGGCACGCCGCGACGGCGAGGGCTGGCGCATCGACGGCCACAAGCTCTACACCACCGGCATCGAGGGCCTGGGCTGGCTCGCCGTGTGGGCCCGCACCGACGAGCCCGCGCCGCGCACCGGCGTGTTCCTGGTGCCGCGCCATGCCGGGGGCGTGCGCGTGATCGCGAGCTGGGACCACCTGGGCCTGCGCGCCTCGGGCAGCCACGAGGTGGTGTTCGAGAACGTCGCGATCCCGCTCGACCATGCGGTGGACCTGCGCGCGCCGGCCGACTGGGCACCCGATGCAGGCAGCCAGACCGACATCGATGCCCAGGCCTCGCAGCAGGCCTGGATGGTGGTGCTGCTCGGCAGCCTCTACGACGCGGTCGCGCGTTCGGCACGCGACTGGCTCGTGGGCTTCCTCAACCAGCGCGCGCCCGGCAGCCTGGGCGCGCCGCTCGCGAGCCTGCCGCGCGTGCAGGAGACGGTGGGCGAGATCGAGGCGCTGCTGCGCACCAACCGCGTGCTGCTCGATGCGGCCAGCGAGGCGGTCGACGGCGGCCGCACGCCGTCGGCGGTCGACAGCGGGCTGCTCAAGCACACCGTCACCGGCAACGCGGTGCGCGCCGTCGAGCTCGCGCTGCAACTCACGGGCAACCATGGCCTCGCGCGCCAGAACCCGCTCGAGCGCCACTACCGAGACGTGCTGTGCAGCCGCATCCACACGCCGCAGAACGATGCGATCCTGGTCGGCGCGGGCAAGCGCGCGCTGCTGTCGGCGGGAGCCCTCGCATGA
- a CDS encoding LLM class flavin-dependent oxidoreductase: protein MSQHSNDHSGVEFIGMIQGQKVSEIHAAQGPAIDRDYVRAFAQAHEQAGFDRVLVPHHSTGPDATLTVAYAASVTERIHFMLAHRPGFVAPTLAARQFASLDQFSGGRLAVHYISGGSDDEQKRDGDWLDHDQRYARTDEYLEVLHKVWQADKPFDHEGAHYRALNAFSEVKPLQTRNGRPHVPVYFGGASEAAIPVAGKYADVYALWGESLEQARELTTRVRAEAAKHGRSVRFSVSFRPILAETEEKAWERADHILAETKRLRVVQGYNRGGPQQSEGAKRLLAAAGQGTRLDKRLWTAVAQEIGGRSNSTALVGTPEQVADALLDYYDLGVTTFLIRGFDPLEDAADYGRELIPRTRELVAQRAASIRKAA from the coding sequence ATGAGCCAGCACAGCAACGACCACAGCGGCGTCGAATTCATCGGCATGATCCAGGGCCAGAAGGTCTCGGAGATCCATGCCGCCCAGGGCCCGGCGATCGACCGCGACTACGTGCGCGCCTTCGCCCAGGCGCACGAGCAGGCCGGCTTCGACCGCGTGCTGGTGCCGCATCACTCGACCGGCCCCGATGCCACGCTGACCGTGGCCTACGCGGCCTCGGTCACCGAGCGCATCCACTTCATGCTCGCGCACCGCCCGGGCTTCGTGGCGCCCACGCTGGCGGCACGCCAGTTCGCCTCGCTCGACCAGTTCAGCGGCGGGCGGCTCGCGGTGCACTACATCTCGGGCGGCTCCGACGACGAGCAGAAGCGCGACGGCGACTGGCTCGACCACGACCAGCGCTATGCGCGCACCGACGAATACCTCGAGGTGCTGCACAAGGTCTGGCAGGCCGACAAGCCCTTCGACCACGAGGGCGCGCACTACCGCGCGCTCAACGCCTTCTCCGAGGTCAAGCCGCTGCAGACGCGCAACGGCCGCCCGCACGTGCCGGTGTATTTCGGCGGGGCCTCGGAAGCCGCGATCCCCGTGGCCGGCAAGTACGCCGACGTCTACGCGCTGTGGGGCGAGTCGCTCGAGCAGGCACGCGAACTCACGACCCGCGTGCGCGCCGAGGCCGCGAAGCATGGGCGCAGCGTGCGCTTCTCGGTCTCGTTCCGCCCGATCCTGGCCGAGACCGAGGAGAAGGCCTGGGAGCGCGCCGACCACATCCTGGCCGAGACGAAGCGGCTGCGCGTGGTGCAGGGCTACAACCGCGGCGGCCCGCAGCAGAGCGAGGGCGCCAAGCGCCTGCTGGCCGCGGCCGGACAGGGCACGCGGCTCGACAAGCGGCTGTGGACCGCGGTCGCGCAGGAGATCGGCGGGCGCTCCAACAGCACCGCGCTGGTCGGCACGCCCGAGCAGGTCGCCGATGCGCTGCTCGACTACTACGACCTCGGCGTCACCACCTTCCTGATCCGCGGCTTCGATCCGCTGGAGGACGCGGCCGACTACGGGCGCGAACTGATCCCGCGCACGCGCGAACTGGTGGCGCAGCGCGCGGCCTCGATCCGCAAGGCGGCCTGA
- a CDS encoding class II aldolase/adducin family protein, translating into MSAVLSIDRNASALKLNPVPKQKYWFDPIPPRTSVQAERRHRQERLAGAFRLFARFGFAQGLAGHITARDPELADHFWVNPLGIHFSRIKVSDLLLVNARGETVIGDRPLNKAAFAIHAAIHEHNPRIVAAAHTHSTYGKAWSTLGRKLDTLTQDSCVFHDDVALFDDFTGMVVDTSEGERIAQALGDRKGAILKNHGILTAGPTVEAAAWWYIALDNACHTQLLAEAAGTPQPIDEATARHTHGQIGGPEGAIHSFDSLYQGLVEAEPELLD; encoded by the coding sequence ATGAGCGCCGTTCTTTCCATCGACCGCAACGCCTCGGCCCTGAAGCTCAACCCGGTACCGAAGCAGAAGTACTGGTTCGACCCGATCCCGCCGCGCACCAGCGTGCAGGCCGAGCGCCGCCACCGCCAGGAGCGCCTGGCCGGCGCCTTCCGCCTGTTCGCGCGCTTCGGCTTCGCGCAGGGCCTGGCCGGCCACATCACCGCGCGCGATCCCGAATTGGCCGACCACTTCTGGGTCAACCCGCTGGGCATCCACTTCTCGCGCATCAAGGTCTCCGACCTGCTGCTGGTCAACGCCAGGGGCGAGACCGTGATCGGCGACCGTCCGCTCAACAAGGCGGCCTTCGCGATCCACGCGGCGATCCACGAGCACAACCCGAGGATCGTCGCGGCCGCCCACACCCACTCGACCTATGGCAAGGCCTGGTCGACGCTGGGCCGCAAGCTCGACACGCTGACGCAGGACAGTTGCGTGTTCCACGACGACGTGGCGCTGTTCGATGACTTCACCGGCATGGTGGTCGACACCAGCGAGGGCGAGCGCATCGCGCAGGCGCTGGGCGACAGGAAGGGCGCGATCCTCAAGAACCACGGCATCCTGACCGCCGGCCCGACGGTGGAGGCCGCGGCCTGGTGGTACATCGCGCTCGACAACGCCTGCCACACGCAGCTGCTGGCCGAGGCCGCCGGCACGCCGCAACCGATCGACGAAGCCACGGCGCGCCACACGCACGGCCAGATCGGCGGGCCCGAGGGCGCGATCCATTCCTTCGACAGCCTCTACCAGGGGCTGGTCGAGGCCGAGCCCGAGCTGCTGGACTGA
- a CDS encoding ABC transporter substrate-binding protein — translation MNASLSRRRLLRAGGAAAVVASGGLIASQAFSQSTRKLTFAWNAAAFCLSPVVVAQERGYFERNGLQVDLINYTGSTDQLLESLATAKADAAVGMIHRWLKPLESGFDVKIVGSSHGGCVRLVGAKAAGATSLASLKGKIIGVSDITSPGKNFFSILLAKNGIDAERDVTWRQYPADLLDLAVQKGEIHAIADGDPNVYLIEKRNKGAFVEIASNLTGEYKDKVCCIVGARGELVRKDKATVAGLVRAIAQASDYVAENPNESAKLFAKYSPKVPVEDLRALLGTLTHAHHPLGRSLRDEVAFYAADFRNVGVLKKSTDPARFADHVSYDPLA, via the coding sequence ATGAACGCATCCCTCTCCCGCCGCCGCCTCCTGCGTGCCGGCGGCGCCGCCGCCGTGGTCGCCTCGGGCGGCCTGATCGCCTCGCAGGCCTTCTCGCAGTCGACGCGCAAGCTGACCTTCGCCTGGAACGCCGCGGCCTTCTGCCTCTCGCCGGTGGTGGTGGCGCAGGAGCGCGGCTACTTCGAGCGCAACGGCCTGCAGGTCGATCTGATCAACTACACCGGCTCGACCGACCAGCTGCTCGAATCGCTGGCCACGGCCAAGGCCGACGCGGCGGTGGGCATGATCCACCGCTGGCTCAAGCCGCTGGAGTCGGGCTTCGACGTGAAGATCGTCGGCAGCTCGCACGGCGGCTGCGTGCGCCTGGTGGGCGCGAAGGCCGCGGGCGCCACCAGCCTCGCGAGCCTCAAGGGCAAGATCATCGGCGTGTCGGACATCACGAGCCCGGGCAAGAACTTCTTCTCGATCCTGCTCGCCAAGAACGGCATCGACGCCGAGCGCGACGTGACCTGGCGCCAGTACCCGGCCGACCTGCTCGACCTCGCGGTGCAGAAGGGCGAGATCCACGCCATCGCCGACGGCGACCCGAACGTCTACCTGATCGAGAAGCGCAACAAGGGGGCGTTCGTCGAGATCGCGAGCAACCTCACGGGCGAGTACAAGGACAAGGTCTGCTGCATCGTCGGCGCGCGCGGCGAGCTGGTGCGCAAGGACAAGGCCACCGTGGCGGGCCTGGTGCGCGCCATCGCGCAGGCCTCCGACTACGTGGCCGAGAACCCCAACGAATCGGCCAAGCTGTTCGCCAAGTACTCGCCCAAGGTGCCGGTGGAGGACCTGCGCGCGCTGCTGGGCACGCTCACGCATGCGCACCATCCGCTGGGCCGGAGCCTGCGCGACGAGGTCGCGTTCTACGCAGCCGACTTCCGCAACGTGGGCGTGCTCAAGAAGAGCACCGACCCGGCGCGCTTCGCGGACCACGTGTCGTACGACCCGCTGGCCTGA
- a CDS encoding ABC transporter substrate-binding protein, whose translation MPSASRRRFIAQGGAAATIAALPAFALQARAQARPLLKAGDQKGGLRALLEAAGGLEGLSYDIQWSEFPAAAPLAEALNAGAVDSGPIGDAPLIFALAAGTRVKAIGANRSDSYGTAVLVRPDSPLKSAAELKGKSVATNRGSIGHYVTLKAIVAAGLKPEDINLRFLAPADAKLALTQGSVDAWATWEPYTALAETSGHARVLASGRGLLPGLSYLAATDAAIAAKRPVLQDFLQRVVRAQQWSYRNVDAFSATLARIIGIPPEAARLQFERRQQKWVPIDAQVVADQQGTADFYRQVGLIKQALDVKTTFDTGFGIGIAA comes from the coding sequence ATGCCGTCCGCCAGCCGCCGCCGCTTCATCGCCCAGGGCGGCGCCGCCGCGACCATTGCCGCCCTGCCCGCCTTCGCGCTGCAGGCCCGTGCCCAGGCGCGCCCGCTGCTCAAGGCCGGCGACCAGAAGGGCGGCCTGCGCGCGCTGCTCGAGGCCGCGGGCGGGCTCGAGGGCCTCTCGTACGACATCCAGTGGTCGGAATTCCCGGCCGCCGCGCCGCTGGCCGAGGCCTTGAACGCGGGCGCCGTCGATTCGGGTCCGATCGGCGATGCGCCGCTGATCTTCGCGCTCGCGGCCGGCACGCGCGTGAAGGCGATCGGCGCCAACCGCTCCGACTCCTACGGCACGGCCGTGCTGGTGCGGCCCGATTCGCCGCTCAAGAGCGCGGCCGAGCTCAAGGGCAAGAGCGTGGCCACCAACCGCGGCTCCATCGGCCACTACGTGACGCTCAAAGCCATCGTCGCGGCCGGGCTGAAGCCCGAGGACATCAACCTGCGCTTCCTCGCGCCGGCCGACGCCAAGCTCGCGCTCACGCAGGGCTCGGTCGATGCCTGGGCCACCTGGGAACCCTACACCGCGCTGGCCGAGACCAGCGGCCATGCACGCGTGCTCGCCAGCGGCCGCGGCCTGCTGCCGGGCCTGAGCTACCTCGCGGCCACCGACGCCGCGATCGCCGCCAAGCGGCCGGTGCTGCAGGACTTCCTGCAGCGCGTGGTGCGCGCGCAGCAATGGTCCTATCGCAACGTCGATGCATTCTCGGCCACGCTCGCGCGCATCATCGGCATCCCGCCCGAGGCCGCCAGGCTGCAGTTCGAGCGGCGCCAGCAGAAGTGGGTGCCGATCGACGCGCAGGTGGTCGCCGACCAGCAGGGCACGGCGGACTTCTATCGGCAGGTGGGGCTGATCAAGCAGGCGCTCGATGTGAAGACCACCTTCGATACCGGCTTCGGGATCGGCATCGCGGCCTAG
- a CDS encoding GNAT family N-acetyltransferase, protein MPASHPPLAPRTNQFGQTIGAALPGWSPRPKPPRTPIEGRLCRLEPLSAERHAADLHAAHALAPDGRDWTYLAVERAPDAASARAYVELIAQSVDPMHFAVIDKATGRAVGSLALMRIEPAHGVMEVGHVTFSPLLKRTPLSTEAQYLLMQLAFDELGYRRYEWKCDNFNAPSKKAAQRLGFQFEGVFRQPLVYKGRTRDTAWFSVIDSEWPALRAGFEQWLSPANFDADGKQRRSLEEVRTAAA, encoded by the coding sequence ATGCCCGCCTCCCACCCCCCGCTCGCGCCGCGCACCAACCAGTTCGGCCAGACCATCGGCGCCGCCCTGCCCGGCTGGTCGCCGCGCCCGAAGCCGCCGCGCACGCCCATCGAAGGCCGCCTGTGCCGGCTCGAACCCTTGTCCGCCGAGCGCCACGCGGCCGACCTGCATGCCGCCCACGCGCTGGCACCCGACGGTCGCGACTGGACCTACCTCGCGGTGGAGCGCGCGCCCGACGCCGCGAGCGCGCGCGCCTACGTCGAGCTGATCGCGCAGAGCGTGGACCCGATGCACTTCGCGGTGATCGACAAGGCCACGGGCCGCGCCGTGGGCAGCCTCGCGCTGATGCGCATCGAGCCGGCTCATGGCGTGATGGAGGTCGGCCACGTCACTTTCTCGCCGCTGCTCAAGCGCACGCCGCTGTCGACCGAGGCCCAGTATCTGCTGATGCAGCTGGCCTTCGACGAGCTCGGCTACCGGCGCTACGAATGGAAGTGCGACAACTTCAACGCGCCCTCGAAGAAAGCGGCGCAGCGCCTGGGCTTCCAGTTCGAGGGCGTGTTCCGCCAGCCGCTGGTCTACAAGGGCCGCACGCGCGACACGGCCTGGTTCTCGGTCATCGACAGCGAATGGCCGGCGCTGCGCGCGGGCTTCGAGCAATGGCTCTCGCCCGCCAACTTCGATGCCGACGGCAAGCAGCGCCGGTCGCTGGAAGAGGTGCGCACGGCCGCGGCCTGA
- a CDS encoding LysR family transcriptional regulator yields the protein MTAHRLQDTALRYFLEVARSGSLTVAAERLSVSPSAISRQVAMLEDLLGVPLFERHPRGMVASPAGELLAAHALHGALEAERVVSDIRGLQGLKRGRVRLACSSGFANEFLPRAIADFRAAHPGIQFQLRAARPAEVTEAVLLGEADIGLTYSRAAVDGIRVERRQPASVFAVMRPDHPLAKLRTVTLAQMHPYPIALSGADNTVRQLFDVGCSQRGLVFEPVLVSNRFESLASFVLHGGGLTIAGEITVRDRVRRGELHAAEIRERGMRGRTVELQTLAGRTLPEVVKTFLAFLGEQLPAPAAA from the coding sequence ATGACCGCCCACCGCCTGCAGGACACCGCGCTGCGCTACTTCCTCGAGGTGGCCCGCAGCGGCTCGCTCACGGTGGCGGCGGAGCGGCTCAGCGTCAGCCCCTCGGCCATCAGCCGACAGGTGGCGATGCTCGAGGACCTGCTCGGCGTGCCGCTGTTCGAGCGCCATCCGCGCGGCATGGTCGCGAGTCCCGCGGGCGAGCTGCTGGCCGCGCATGCGCTGCATGGCGCGCTCGAGGCCGAGCGCGTGGTGTCCGACATCCGCGGGCTGCAGGGCTTGAAGCGTGGGCGGGTGCGCCTCGCCTGCTCCTCGGGTTTCGCCAACGAGTTTTTGCCGCGCGCCATCGCGGACTTTCGCGCCGCGCACCCGGGCATCCAGTTCCAGCTGCGCGCCGCGCGGCCGGCCGAGGTGACCGAGGCGGTGCTGCTCGGCGAGGCCGACATCGGCCTGACCTACAGCCGCGCCGCGGTCGACGGCATCCGCGTCGAGCGGCGCCAGCCGGCCTCGGTGTTCGCCGTGATGCGGCCCGACCATCCGCTCGCGAAGCTGCGCACCGTGACCCTGGCGCAGATGCATCCGTACCCGATCGCGCTCTCGGGCGCCGACAACACCGTGCGCCAGCTGTTCGACGTGGGCTGCAGCCAGCGCGGGCTGGTGTTCGAGCCGGTGCTCGTCAGCAACCGCTTCGAGTCGCTGGCCAGCTTCGTGCTGCACGGCGGCGGCCTCACGATCGCGGGCGAGATCACGGTGCGCGACCGCGTGCGGCGCGGCGAGCTGCACGCGGCGGAGATCCGCGAGCGCGGCATGCGCGGCCGCACGGTCGAGCTGCAGACCCTGGCGGGCCGCACGCTGCCCGAGGTGGTGAAGACCTTCCTGGCCTTCCTCGGCGAGCAGCTGCCCGCGCCCGCCGCCGCCTGA